One Pontibacillus yanchengensis DNA window includes the following coding sequences:
- a CDS encoding DUF4041 domain-containing protein, with translation MPKQPWYLQPWMIALCFALWNIIVPPIVGIILIVLEYKRRKKIRQMWEEVGFDDVLKVDQKKAEIEKEIEQLESQKEERNKETTRLDNLISEKKDEMIVLNDELLLQSFGFYEPKYDLESSQAYKDKLDDIRDRQKQMAKNKTATSHPENFSLDGNKSKGKAMLNNIIKMTIRSFNNECDTVISKVKFNNIEASEKRIKKSFEQLNKFNQYNTVTLKQDYLNLKLEELYLAYEYAKKKEEEKEEQKRIKEQMREEAKIQKEIEEQKKKIEKDEKHFNQALQDYRDRLENADEKMQEELERKIQEYEAKIAELEKEKENVDFRAQNARAGYVYIISNIGSLGNDIVKIGMTRRLEPLDRVKELGNASVPFTFDIHGMIFSNDAPSLENALHHAFDHLRVNKINNKKEFFRVSLEDVEQEVKKNHDATLELTKMAEAEEFRQSQALDHSQTKGYYSAEQEVATTVE, from the coding sequence TTGCCAAAACAACCATGGTACTTGCAGCCCTGGATGATCGCATTGTGCTTTGCGTTATGGAATATAATCGTACCACCTATAGTAGGGATTATACTTATAGTGCTGGAATACAAGCGTCGTAAGAAAATTAGACAGATGTGGGAAGAAGTAGGGTTTGATGATGTACTTAAAGTCGATCAGAAGAAAGCTGAAATTGAAAAAGAGATTGAACAACTAGAGTCTCAGAAAGAAGAAAGAAATAAAGAGACAACTCGATTGGATAACCTTATTTCTGAAAAGAAAGATGAAATGATTGTTCTCAATGATGAATTATTACTTCAATCATTTGGTTTTTACGAACCGAAATATGACCTTGAATCATCTCAGGCTTATAAAGACAAGCTAGATGATATTCGTGATCGTCAAAAACAAATGGCAAAAAATAAAACAGCCACATCTCATCCGGAAAACTTTAGTTTAGACGGAAACAAAAGTAAGGGTAAAGCTATGCTCAATAACATTATTAAAATGACCATTCGTTCGTTTAATAATGAATGTGATACCGTTATTTCTAAAGTGAAGTTTAATAATATTGAGGCTAGTGAAAAACGTATTAAAAAATCTTTCGAACAGTTAAATAAGTTTAATCAATACAATACAGTAACCCTAAAACAAGATTATTTAAACCTTAAGCTTGAGGAATTATATCTTGCTTATGAGTATGCCAAGAAGAAAGAAGAAGAAAAAGAAGAGCAAAAGCGCATTAAAGAACAAATGCGCGAGGAAGCGAAAATCCAAAAAGAAATTGAGGAACAGAAGAAGAAGATTGAGAAAGATGAAAAACACTTTAATCAGGCTCTTCAAGATTATCGTGATCGATTAGAAAACGCCGATGAAAAAATGCAAGAAGAACTAGAACGTAAGATTCAAGAGTATGAAGCAAAAATTGCTGAACTTGAAAAAGAGAAAGAAAATGTAGATTTTCGTGCACAAAATGCCAGAGCAGGGTATGTTTATATCATTTCTAACATTGGTTCTCTTGGTAACGACATAGTTAAAATAGGTATGACAAGAAGGTTGGAGCCACTCGATCGTGTGAAGGAATTAGGCAATGCTTCGGTTCCGTTTACGTTTGATATTCACGGGATGATTTTCTCTAACGATGCTCCATCTTTAGAAAATGCATTACACCATGCATTTGATCACCTTAGGGTAAATAAAATTAACAATAAAAAAGAATTCTTCAGAGTATCTCTTGAAGACGTGGAACAAGAAGTCAAGAAGAATCACGATGCCACTTTAGAGTTAACAAAAATGGCAGAAGCAGAAGAGTTTCGACAATCTCAGGCTCTTGATCATTCACAAACAAAAGGATATTACTCTGCTGAACAAGAAGTTGCAACAACAGTTGAATAA
- a CDS encoding very short patch repair endonuclease — protein sequence MAESLTDEQRKKKMGAIKGKETSIERKVSKELWNRGYRFRKNVKNLYGTPDIAIKKYKIVIFLDSCFWHGCEAHGTFPNSNQSFWFNKLSRNKERDEEVNQYYLKKGWHILRIWEHEVNSSVEITVDKIVQFIEEAKIFERYKSYNRNS from the coding sequence ATGGCGGAGTCTCTTACAGATGAACAAAGAAAGAAGAAGATGGGGGCAATTAAAGGAAAAGAAACCTCCATTGAAAGAAAAGTGAGTAAGGAATTATGGAATAGAGGATATCGGTTTAGAAAGAACGTTAAAAATTTATACGGTACTCCAGATATAGCCATAAAGAAATACAAAATTGTCATTTTTCTTGATTCATGCTTTTGGCACGGTTGTGAGGCGCATGGTACTTTCCCAAACTCAAATCAATCTTTTTGGTTTAATAAATTGAGTCGTAATAAGGAACGAGATGAAGAAGTAAATCAATACTATTTGAAAAAAGGATGGCATATTCTAAGAATATGGGAGCACGAAGTTAACTCAAGTGTGGAGATAACAGTGGATAAGATTGTTCAATTTATTGAAGAAGCAAAGATATTTGAGCGATATAAATCATATAACAGGAATAGTTAA
- a CDS encoding GntR family transcriptional regulator — MSKQRKLPLYVQIKNKLVNNIKEGVWQPGEAIPSESQLIEQYNVSRTTIRQAVQDLVQKNVLETRRGAPTRVREEPQVELGNPGIMHHELGTNMEVKVLRFEKLKEHYHAKYQLKLEEEAEVYLLERLRIADGRPIAFQQLFLPLSIGEKVKEFSYKDFDIFPKLGQHNIHYTNIQEVVSASNATQYEADLLGIVPGEALTDIERTTVGIDSMPIEYSRTKYLPNAFHYRVEIGK; from the coding sequence ATGTCCAAACAAAGAAAATTACCATTATATGTGCAAATAAAAAATAAATTAGTAAACAACATAAAAGAAGGAGTCTGGCAACCAGGAGAAGCGATCCCTTCCGAAAGCCAGTTGATCGAGCAATATAACGTAAGCCGAACTACCATACGCCAGGCGGTTCAAGATCTTGTTCAAAAAAATGTATTAGAAACAAGGCGCGGGGCCCCTACGAGAGTTCGGGAAGAACCACAAGTAGAGCTTGGGAATCCGGGGATTATGCACCACGAACTAGGTACAAACATGGAAGTGAAGGTTCTCAGGTTCGAAAAACTAAAAGAACATTACCATGCGAAATATCAATTAAAACTAGAAGAAGAAGCGGAAGTTTATTTACTAGAAAGGTTACGAATTGCTGACGGGAGACCAATTGCCTTTCAACAATTATTCCTCCCCCTTTCAATTGGGGAAAAAGTAAAGGAATTTTCTTATAAAGACTTTGATATTTTCCCTAAATTAGGACAACACAACATTCACTACACCAACATTCAAGAAGTCGTCTCAGCTTCGAATGCTACCCAGTACGAAGCTGATTTATTAGGGATTGTTCCAGGTGAGGCTTTAACAGATATAGAACGGACAACCGTAGGTATAGACAGTATGCCAATTGAGTATAGCCGTACCAAATATCTTCCGAATGCTTTTCATTACCGAGTAGAAATAGGTAAGTAA
- a CDS encoding DUF1801 domain-containing protein, giving the protein MLLIRQYILGHGPELKEGIQYKMLCYGDESSTLFNLNAQKSYVSLYVGIIEKIEGAKELLDGFDFGKVCIRISVSKNQWT; this is encoded by the coding sequence CTGTTACTTATTCGACAATACATCCTAGGTCACGGACCTGAACTCAAAGAAGGTATTCAGTACAAGATGCTATGTTATGGTGATGAGTCATCTACTTTGTTTAATTTGAATGCTCAAAAGTCTTACGTGAGCTTGTATGTAGGAATAATTGAGAAAATAGAAGGGGCCAAGGAGCTTCTAGATGGGTTTGACTTTGGGAAGGTCTGCATCCGTATATCCGTATCAAAAAATCAGTGGACGTAG
- a CDS encoding (deoxy)nucleoside triphosphate pyrophosphohydrolase gives MKQEIYVVGAVIIENNKILCAQRGYTDTMPLVWEFPGGKIEEGESPQEALYREVEEEMDCTVEIGEQVEHTVYEYDFAIVHLTTYYCKLLKGEPVLKEHAAFKWLSPGELLSIDWAPADMPAIEKLNQMSF, from the coding sequence ATGAAACAAGAGATTTACGTAGTCGGTGCTGTTATTATAGAAAACAATAAAATCCTCTGTGCTCAAAGAGGTTATACCGACACTATGCCATTAGTCTGGGAATTCCCTGGTGGAAAGATTGAAGAAGGTGAATCACCACAAGAAGCACTGTACCGTGAAGTAGAAGAAGAAATGGATTGTACTGTAGAAATTGGTGAACAGGTAGAGCACACTGTTTATGAATATGATTTCGCTATTGTCCATTTAACTACGTATTATTGTAAGTTACTAAAAGGGGAACCAGTTTTAAAAGAACATGCTGCATTTAAATGGCTGTCTCCGGGTGAACTTCTAAGTATTGACTGGGCACCTGCTGATATGCCAGCAATTGAAAAATTAAATCAAATGTCTTTTTAG
- a CDS encoding M24 family metallopeptidase: MNKLSSIRHDKTQIDTVRMRQYRLGRVREQLRKQGYGGIVIFDSVNLRYATGSRNMQIFMLRNPGRYVYIPTEGPVTLFDFPNCEHLSEGLETIDEVREATTLSYVASGENLYDNARNWAKEIEELVKERQGGNKKLAIDYSPSIGLVELSKLDVEVVDGQEIIEHARSIKSDQEIEAMKISVRTAEQGMIRMQQALEPGITENELWSYLHQTNIAQGGDYVETRLLNSGHRTNPWFQECSDKVINEGELVAFDTDMNGPFGYFTDISRTFYCGDSEPTDEQKRLYQTAYEQIQTNIDLLKPGMSFREYAEKSWKIPEEFFPNRYFTVAHGTGLSGEYPYIVYAQDFEEKGYDGIIQPNMVLSVESYIGSPGGKEGVKLEEQLLVTEDGVENFSDFPFEPKLLK, from the coding sequence ATGAACAAACTATCAAGCATCCGTCACGATAAAACGCAAATCGATACGGTCCGTATGCGTCAATATCGGCTTGGAAGAGTCCGGGAGCAATTGAGAAAACAAGGGTACGGTGGTATTGTTATTTTTGACTCTGTAAACCTTCGTTATGCAACAGGCAGTCGAAACATGCAGATATTCATGCTACGTAACCCAGGTCGTTATGTGTACATTCCAACCGAAGGACCGGTTACTTTATTTGATTTTCCTAACTGTGAACACCTTTCAGAAGGATTGGAAACAATTGATGAAGTTAGAGAGGCAACAACACTTTCTTATGTAGCATCCGGCGAAAACCTATACGACAATGCAAGGAATTGGGCAAAAGAAATCGAAGAGCTCGTTAAAGAACGTCAAGGAGGCAACAAAAAACTAGCGATTGATTACTCTCCTTCCATCGGGCTTGTTGAACTGTCCAAACTAGATGTCGAGGTAGTGGACGGGCAAGAAATTATTGAGCATGCTCGTAGTATTAAAAGTGACCAAGAAATTGAAGCGATGAAAATTTCTGTTCGTACAGCAGAACAAGGCATGATTCGTATGCAACAGGCACTTGAGCCAGGCATCACCGAGAATGAACTGTGGTCCTACCTTCACCAAACGAACATAGCACAAGGCGGGGACTATGTGGAAACAAGACTTCTAAACTCTGGCCACCGTACAAATCCTTGGTTCCAAGAATGTAGTGACAAAGTCATCAATGAAGGTGAGCTTGTGGCCTTTGATACAGACATGAACGGTCCATTCGGATACTTCACAGACATCAGTCGCACGTTCTATTGCGGAGATAGTGAACCAACGGATGAACAAAAACGTCTTTATCAAACAGCATATGAACAAATACAAACGAACATTGACCTACTAAAGCCAGGCATGTCCTTCCGTGAATACGCAGAAAAGAGCTGGAAGATCCCAGAAGAATTCTTCCCGAACCGTTACTTCACAGTAGCACACGGAACAGGACTTAGCGGTGAGTATCCTTATATCGTGTACGCACAAGACTTCGAAGAAAAAGGGTACGACGGCATCATCCAACCAAATATGGTACTGTCAGTAGAAAGTTATATCGGTTCACCAGGTGGAAAAGAAGGCGTGAAACTAGAAGAACAACTACTCGTAACGGAAGACGGCGTCGAAAACTTCTCCGACTTCCCATTTGAACCGAAACTTCTTAAGTAA
- a CDS encoding Bax inhibitor-1/YccA family protein — MRTGNPSLSANTFDRYRGMTGENQMTIQGSVNKTFVLLLLVAATSIYSWNMLVANPGMGTGLMLGGALGGLVFALITVFVPKAAPITAPIYALLEGLFVGAISATYEAQFEGIVFQAVILTFGVLFSLLLAYKSGMIKVTQNFRLGVVAATGAIFVVYLISFVGGFVGFNVPHLHEATPLGILISVGIVIIAALNLVLDFDFIERGAGSGVPKHMEWYAAFGLVVTLVWLYIEILRLLSKIYRR; from the coding sequence ATGAGAACAGGTAATCCGAGTTTATCAGCTAATACGTTTGATCGATATAGAGGGATGACGGGCGAGAATCAGATGACGATACAAGGGAGTGTGAACAAGACGTTTGTTCTACTTCTGCTGGTTGCTGCTACGTCAATTTATTCATGGAATATGTTAGTGGCGAATCCAGGAATGGGGACAGGATTGATGCTTGGTGGTGCGCTTGGTGGTTTGGTGTTTGCGCTCATCACGGTATTTGTTCCTAAGGCTGCTCCGATTACAGCACCGATTTATGCTTTGTTGGAAGGATTGTTTGTCGGTGCGATTTCGGCAACGTATGAGGCTCAGTTTGAAGGGATTGTGTTTCAGGCGGTTATTTTGACATTTGGAGTATTGTTTAGCCTGCTCCTTGCTTATAAGTCTGGCATGATTAAGGTAACCCAAAACTTTCGGTTAGGTGTCGTTGCGGCAACAGGAGCAATTTTTGTTGTTTACCTTATTTCATTCGTTGGAGGTTTCGTTGGGTTTAATGTCCCACATCTTCACGAGGCGACTCCGCTTGGTATTTTAATTAGTGTGGGGATTGTAATCATTGCGGCTTTGAACCTAGTGCTGGACTTTGACTTTATCGAAAGAGGTGCTGGGTCAGGCGTTCCAAAGCATATGGAATGGTACGCTGCGTTTGGACTGGTCGTTACACTTGTATGGTTATATATAGAAATTTTGAGGTTGTTGTCCAAGATTTATCGCCGATAA
- a CDS encoding PRC-barrel domain-containing protein: MNLLASNLINATITNSESENEKATVHDVFIDLEEQKLAYVTLKLYKPPHEMDEQESKSFLEKINPLDNKDKKSKQLYYIPEYKIETIKPGKLTMSGQKIEEERREPSPNCHSHTKLQEIPIVSETGEQLGELEEIILNTNDKTIIGLMLEEEQNKPYLPCEDVVSWNEDKIIVASGAQLKLLDHLEQLR, from the coding sequence TTGAATTTACTAGCCAGCAACCTCATAAACGCCACCATTACTAATTCCGAATCCGAAAATGAAAAGGCTACCGTACACGATGTTTTCATCGATCTTGAAGAGCAAAAACTAGCATATGTGACGCTAAAACTGTACAAACCACCTCACGAAATGGATGAACAAGAAAGCAAAAGTTTTCTAGAAAAAATCAACCCTCTCGATAATAAAGATAAAAAGAGTAAACAACTTTACTATATTCCAGAATACAAAATAGAAACCATAAAACCTGGCAAGCTTACGATGAGTGGCCAAAAAATTGAGGAAGAACGCAGAGAGCCCTCCCCTAACTGTCACTCTCATACCAAACTCCAAGAGATACCAATCGTATCAGAAACAGGCGAACAACTAGGAGAGCTAGAAGAAATCATCCTCAATACAAACGACAAAACCATCATTGGCCTTATGCTGGAAGAAGAACAAAATAAACCATATCTCCCGTGTGAAGATGTAGTAAGCTGGAACGAAGATAAAATCATAGTAGCTAGCGGAGCACAATTGAAGCTTCTCGACCACCTGGAGCAGCTCCGGTAA
- a CDS encoding acyl-CoA dehydrogenase gives MRFFSDDIRDRVREDALAMEKRGDLAPDILEYIYDQGLFKLLVPEQFGGIMTTLPRATEIYEEASYMEGNFGWLIGICSGGGFITKLFPEHVYREKFTNREAVISGSGYPSGTARAVNGGYVVNGEWKFCSGSSFATLFTVNAMIEHGDGKDAEMRTFVFERDQVELVGDWNATGMKATNSQTIQVREAFVPEDRALLFDMSATLYEEPFYTYPFMQFAKVQFAAVALGISRHFLEECKALAETHKQEWDKGEKYSFILEKVHQAEENLEKARNQFYEVVHFSWNAHVNGEYFSEEQLSEISIVCEDAAAESLRAAQSVFPYLGITAVLEDNLVNKTWRDLQTACQHGLILSFR, from the coding sequence ATGAGGTTTTTTTCCGATGATATACGTGACAGAGTAAGAGAAGATGCTTTAGCAATGGAAAAACGGGGGGACCTTGCTCCCGATATACTGGAATACATTTATGATCAAGGCTTGTTTAAGCTGTTAGTGCCGGAACAATTTGGTGGAATCATGACCACGTTACCAAGAGCCACAGAAATCTATGAAGAAGCTTCCTATATGGAAGGGAATTTTGGTTGGTTGATTGGCATTTGTTCAGGTGGGGGCTTTATTACAAAGTTGTTTCCTGAGCATGTGTACCGTGAGAAGTTCACCAATCGAGAAGCTGTTATTTCTGGCAGTGGCTATCCTAGTGGCACAGCCCGGGCTGTTAATGGAGGTTACGTTGTAAATGGAGAATGGAAATTTTGTAGTGGATCCTCATTCGCGACGTTGTTCACGGTAAATGCGATGATTGAGCATGGAGATGGAAAAGATGCTGAAATGCGTACCTTCGTTTTTGAACGAGACCAGGTTGAGTTGGTGGGGGATTGGAACGCTACTGGCATGAAAGCAACAAATAGCCAAACCATTCAGGTTAGGGAAGCCTTCGTTCCAGAGGATAGGGCATTGCTTTTTGATATGTCAGCAACGCTTTATGAGGAACCATTCTATACATATCCTTTTATGCAATTTGCAAAGGTGCAGTTTGCAGCAGTGGCCCTAGGGATTTCCAGACACTTTCTGGAAGAATGTAAGGCCTTAGCCGAGACGCACAAACAGGAATGGGATAAAGGTGAGAAATATTCATTTATTTTGGAAAAGGTACATCAAGCTGAAGAAAACTTGGAGAAAGCTCGAAATCAATTTTATGAAGTGGTTCATTTTTCATGGAATGCTCATGTTAATGGCGAATACTTTTCAGAAGAACAACTTTCGGAGATTAGTATTGTCTGCGAGGATGCAGCAGCTGAGAGTTTGAGAGCAGCTCAATCTGTTTTTCCATACTTAGGCATTACAGCTGTGTTAGAAGATAATCTAGTCAATAAAACATGGCGAGATTTACAAACCGCTTGCCAGCATGGATTGATCTTGTCATTTCGGTAA
- a CDS encoding Sau3AI family type II restriction endonuclease, translated as MSEQKFAYDVSSPKSIENHAKKLENKSFREALDGLVIREKGNKGGLGQLLEKSHFGYEINSNAEPDFEEAGVELKTTPYIYRSKNRPVAKERLVLNIIDYMTLPHEKFENSSFWKKNQTLLLIFYLHQAKDVIPNRLDYQITHAQLFQFPEKDLKIIKADWEKIVEKVRQGKAHELSEGDTNYLGACTKGANKYSHRPQPYSDEYAMQRAFSLKTSYMTTVLNHYILPGKKTYHESILEENDLGEDTLESFILKKFNRFSGMSVDTIMSEVGEEVESKPKHFTARVASKMLNLDDRLEKTEEFRKANIKVKNITVSKKGKVKESMSFPAFKYKELIKEEWDSSTLREMFLNTRFLFVVFRYNEHNELFFEKALFWNIPHNDLEIEVREVWDETINRIKDGECRNLPTASENPVAHVRPHAQNKQDTYETPQGDHVVKKSFWLNNKYIEQQIGL; from the coding sequence ATGTCCGAACAGAAGTTTGCATATGATGTTTCTAGTCCGAAATCCATAGAAAATCATGCTAAGAAACTGGAAAATAAAAGTTTTCGTGAAGCATTAGATGGCTTGGTTATTCGAGAGAAAGGTAATAAGGGAGGTCTTGGACAACTTCTTGAAAAAAGTCATTTTGGATACGAGATTAATAGTAATGCAGAACCAGATTTTGAGGAAGCTGGTGTAGAGTTAAAGACGACACCGTATATATATAGAAGCAAGAATAGACCTGTTGCAAAGGAAAGACTAGTATTAAACATCATAGATTATATGACACTGCCTCATGAAAAATTTGAAAATAGCTCTTTCTGGAAGAAGAACCAGACATTACTCCTTATTTTTTACCTCCATCAAGCAAAAGATGTTATACCAAATAGACTTGATTACCAAATTACCCATGCACAGTTATTTCAATTCCCAGAAAAAGATTTAAAGATTATTAAGGCTGATTGGGAGAAGATAGTTGAAAAAGTACGTCAAGGAAAAGCCCATGAATTGTCTGAGGGAGATACTAACTACTTAGGAGCTTGTACAAAAGGGGCTAATAAATATTCTCATAGGCCACAGCCATATTCTGATGAATATGCTATGCAAAGAGCCTTTTCTCTAAAAACTTCGTATATGACTACTGTGTTGAATCACTACATACTCCCTGGGAAAAAGACATATCACGAATCTATTCTTGAAGAAAATGATTTAGGTGAAGACACATTAGAGTCTTTCATCCTAAAGAAATTTAATCGCTTTAGCGGAATGTCAGTAGATACGATAATGAGTGAGGTGGGGGAAGAGGTAGAAAGTAAGCCTAAACATTTTACTGCTAGAGTTGCTTCTAAAATGTTAAACCTAGATGATCGCTTAGAAAAAACAGAAGAATTCAGAAAAGCTAATATCAAAGTCAAGAATATTACGGTCTCTAAAAAAGGTAAAGTCAAAGAATCGATGTCATTTCCAGCTTTTAAATATAAAGAACTAATTAAAGAAGAATGGGATAGTTCTACACTTAGAGAAATGTTTTTAAATACGAGATTCTTATTTGTTGTATTTAGATACAATGAACACAATGAGCTATTCTTTGAAAAAGCACTGTTCTGGAACATTCCTCATAATGATTTAGAAATTGAGGTTAGAGAAGTATGGGATGAAACCATCAACCGTATCAAAGATGGTGAATGTAGAAATCTACCTACTGCTTCGGAAAATCCAGTGGCACATGTTCGCCCTCATGCACAAAATAAACAAGATACGTATGAAACCCCACAGGGTGACCATGTAGTAAAGAAATCCTTTTGGTTAAATAACAAATATATCGAACAACAAATTGGTCTATAA
- a CDS encoding FAD-binding domain-containing protein: protein MLQVVWFRRDIRLHDHQPLVEALRFGEPILPIYIADPSLWKDSELSVRHLQFIMEGLTELQESFQKRRGTVYVSIQEMEDVLETIYEAFGEFTIHTHEESGTPLMNERNMRVHKWMESQGLQMKEYQQDGVQKGIDNSRAFKKEWNVYMDGQLFEIPEYVPTVDEDEVPSILSSTIEKMNRLSVGGMRIKYGQQGGESLALESLETFLSERSKRYKDDMADPIASSTSGSRISPYLAWGNISMRYIVQQTNEQLFSIEDEEHDNQLKAFLSRLFWHSTYKQWLVGNPSIAYESIDTALDDVRKIDIEVYQKWCDGETGIPMIDAAMRLLLKTGWINNQLRAMLISFACHTLGMEWRRPADYLAGLFLDYVPGIHYSQTQLTAGTTESKSVKVLNPIKLGKNLDPEGTFVRRHIPALKHVPNKYVHEPWKFHGFVHMDYGEPVLDVKEANRRAKEIFSSVKGTNHVQTKRAQKKRNANNEAEQLSLNLFDS, encoded by the coding sequence GTGTTGCAAGTTGTGTGGTTTAGACGGGATATTCGGTTACATGATCATCAGCCACTTGTGGAAGCCCTTCGATTTGGCGAACCGATTCTACCAATTTATATAGCTGATCCCTCTCTATGGAAAGATAGCGAGCTATCGGTTCGTCATCTCCAATTTATTATGGAAGGGCTTACGGAACTTCAGGAATCTTTTCAAAAGCGAAGAGGTACCGTTTATGTCTCTATTCAAGAAATGGAGGATGTTCTCGAGACGATCTATGAAGCGTTTGGGGAATTTACGATCCACACCCACGAGGAAAGCGGGACGCCTTTAATGAATGAGCGAAACATGCGTGTACATAAGTGGATGGAGTCGCAAGGTCTTCAAATGAAGGAGTATCAGCAAGATGGGGTTCAGAAGGGTATTGATAATAGCAGGGCTTTTAAAAAAGAGTGGAATGTCTATATGGACGGCCAACTTTTTGAAATACCTGAGTATGTTCCAACTGTGGATGAGGATGAAGTTCCATCTATCCTATCTTCCACTATTGAAAAAATGAACAGGCTTTCGGTTGGTGGCATGCGTATAAAATATGGGCAACAGGGTGGTGAAAGTCTAGCGCTTGAGTCACTAGAAACGTTTTTATCAGAGCGTTCGAAGCGGTATAAGGATGATATGGCAGATCCCATTGCTTCTTCTACATCAGGTAGTAGGATATCTCCTTATCTTGCATGGGGGAATATTTCGATGCGATATATTGTCCAGCAGACGAACGAACAGCTCTTCTCTATAGAAGATGAGGAACATGATAATCAACTGAAGGCGTTTCTGTCACGTCTATTCTGGCACAGTACCTATAAGCAGTGGTTGGTGGGTAATCCGTCGATTGCTTATGAATCCATCGACACCGCGTTAGATGATGTGCGAAAAATAGACATTGAAGTGTATCAGAAATGGTGTGATGGGGAAACGGGGATTCCGATGATTGATGCAGCGATGCGGTTACTTCTGAAGACGGGTTGGATTAATAATCAATTAAGAGCGATGCTCATTTCGTTTGCTTGCCACACGCTAGGCATGGAGTGGCGCAGGCCCGCTGATTATCTTGCTGGACTATTCTTGGACTATGTGCCAGGTATTCATTATAGCCAAACACAACTCACAGCTGGAACAACGGAGTCTAAGTCAGTAAAAGTTCTTAATCCAATCAAACTAGGAAAAAACCTCGACCCTGAAGGTACATTTGTACGCCGTCACATTCCAGCGCTGAAGCACGTTCCAAACAAGTATGTTCATGAACCTTGGAAGTTCCATGGCTTTGTTCATATGGATTATGGTGAACCAGTACTGGATGTGAAAGAAGCAAATCGACGGGCGAAAGAAATCTTTTCAAGTGTTAAAGGTACCAATCATGTTCAAACAAAAAGAGCTCAGAAGAAACGGAATGCCAACAATGAAGCGGAGCAACTGTCACTCAATCTGTTTGATTCGTAA